Proteins encoded within one genomic window of Chthonomonadales bacterium:
- a CDS encoding alpha-N-arabinofuranosidase: protein MRMAHRFRVPAVLCLAALCAVAHAQVASLRVDMARPGARVDSRLYGIFFEEINHAGDGGLFAELVRNGSLEDAETPQGWTAAPAGRAGVEIAIETRGLLNVRQRRCLRVSAGQAGQGAANEGYWGIAVRRGEAYRLSLYARSDTGAGLRGELVSAAGKPLGSVRLGGVGAGWKRLAGTIRAEGGDPAASLVIRLQRPGTVLVDLVSLMPAHTFRGRANGLRADLAGRLEALRPAFVRFPGGCFVEGDRLANAFRWKTTIGERAWRMPHQNLWGYVSSNGLGYHEYLQMCEDLRAEPLFVVNCGMAHADNAPMAEMEPWVRDALDAIEYANGPVDSRWGAERARNGHPKPFGLRMVEIGNENGGPAYEERYALFHDAIKARYPDVQLVANVPVTSRPMDILDEHYYNAPRWFAANAGRYDNYDRGGPRIYVGEYAVTQECGQGNLRAAVAEAAFMTGIERNSDVVTMASYAPLLVNVRNRAWNPDLIGFDGASSYGTPSYYVQQLFSLNRPDCNVAVSVGAPLEAAPTGGAVGLGTWATQAEFADVRVEREGATLLEAAFRDGAPGWRPLRGAWRTADGVYRQASEEVDCRATAGDPTWDYYDYRLRARKLGGAEGFLILFRVRDDGNWYWWNLGGWGNRWHAVERSVDGSKTLATAQVPGRIETGRWYEIHVEVDGARARCYLDGRLVHSFEDSGLRSLHAAAGVIDRSRELVVKVANTSDAARETDVMVAGAKVGPLSGTATVLTADSPDAENSLADPTRVAPVTRRVRFERPAFRYRFPAHSLTVLRLKRER, encoded by the coding sequence ATGCGCATGGCACACCGCTTTCGCGTTCCCGCAGTCCTCTGCCTGGCGGCGCTGTGCGCCGTCGCGCACGCGCAGGTCGCTTCGCTGCGAGTCGACATGGCCCGTCCCGGCGCGCGCGTGGACTCGCGCCTGTACGGCATCTTCTTCGAGGAGATCAACCACGCCGGCGACGGTGGCCTGTTCGCCGAGCTCGTCCGCAACGGGTCCCTCGAGGATGCCGAGACGCCTCAGGGATGGACGGCCGCGCCCGCGGGCCGTGCCGGCGTCGAGATCGCCATCGAGACGCGGGGGCTGCTGAACGTCCGCCAGCGCCGCTGTCTGCGAGTCAGCGCCGGCCAGGCCGGCCAGGGAGCCGCCAACGAGGGCTACTGGGGCATCGCGGTGCGCCGGGGCGAGGCGTACCGGCTGTCGCTGTACGCCCGTTCAGACACGGGCGCCGGCCTGCGCGGCGAGTTGGTGAGCGCCGCAGGGAAGCCGCTTGGCTCGGTCCGGCTCGGAGGGGTGGGCGCGGGGTGGAAGCGCTTAGCCGGCACGATCCGCGCCGAGGGCGGCGATCCCGCGGCGAGCCTCGTCATCCGGCTCCAGCGACCGGGCACCGTGTTGGTCGATCTGGTATCGCTGATGCCCGCCCACACCTTCCGGGGGCGCGCCAACGGTCTGCGGGCCGACCTGGCCGGCCGGCTTGAGGCCCTCCGGCCGGCGTTCGTGCGCTTCCCGGGAGGCTGCTTCGTGGAGGGCGACCGGCTCGCCAACGCGTTTCGCTGGAAGACCACGATCGGCGAGCGTGCCTGGCGCATGCCGCACCAGAACCTCTGGGGCTACGTGTCGAGCAACGGCCTGGGGTACCACGAATACCTGCAGATGTGCGAGGATCTGCGGGCGGAGCCGCTGTTCGTCGTCAACTGCGGCATGGCCCACGCAGATAACGCGCCGATGGCCGAGATGGAGCCGTGGGTGCGCGACGCGCTCGACGCCATCGAGTACGCGAACGGCCCCGTCGACAGCCGGTGGGGTGCCGAGCGGGCACGCAACGGGCATCCGAAGCCCTTCGGCCTGCGTATGGTCGAGATCGGCAACGAGAACGGCGGTCCCGCGTACGAGGAGCGATACGCACTCTTCCACGACGCCATCAAGGCGCGCTACCCCGACGTGCAGTTGGTGGCGAACGTGCCGGTCACCTCGCGTCCGATGGACATCCTCGACGAGCACTACTACAACGCTCCACGGTGGTTCGCCGCCAACGCGGGCCGCTACGATAACTACGACCGCGGCGGGCCGCGCATCTATGTCGGTGAGTACGCGGTCACCCAGGAGTGCGGGCAGGGCAACCTGCGCGCTGCCGTCGCCGAGGCCGCCTTCATGACGGGCATCGAGCGCAACTCCGACGTCGTGACGATGGCGTCCTACGCGCCGCTCCTCGTGAACGTGCGCAACCGGGCCTGGAACCCGGACCTGATCGGCTTCGACGGCGCGTCGTCATACGGCACGCCCTCCTACTATGTGCAGCAACTCTTCAGCCTGAACCGCCCGGACTGCAACGTTGCCGTGTCGGTCGGCGCGCCTCTCGAGGCCGCGCCGACTGGCGGGGCCGTCGGCCTGGGCACCTGGGCCACGCAGGCCGAGTTCGCCGATGTGCGCGTGGAGCGCGAAGGCGCCACGCTGTTGGAGGCCGCGTTCCGCGACGGCGCGCCGGGCTGGCGGCCCCTGCGCGGAGCGTGGCGGACCGCCGATGGCGTGTACCGGCAGGCCAGCGAGGAGGTCGACTGCCGCGCGACCGCCGGCGATCCAACATGGGACTACTACGACTATCGCCTGCGCGCCCGCAAGCTCGGTGGAGCCGAAGGGTTCCTCATCCTGTTTCGAGTGCGCGACGACGGCAACTGGTACTGGTGGAACCTGGGCGGGTGGGGCAACCGGTGGCACGCCGTGGAGCGGTCAGTTGATGGCAGCAAGACGCTGGCGACCGCCCAGGTGCCGGGCCGCATCGAGACCGGACGTTGGTACGAGATCCACGTGGAGGTGGACGGAGCGCGTGCGCGCTGCTACCTGGACGGCCGGCTCGTCCACTCCTTCGAGGACTCCGGGTTGCGCTCGCTGCACGCGGCGGCCGGCGTGATAGACCGGTCGCGCGAGCTGGTCGTTAAGGTGGCGAACACCTCCGATGCCGCCCGCGAGACGGATGTGATGGTTGCCGGAGCGAAGGTCGGGCCTCTCTCGGGCACGGCAACCGTGCTCACCGCCGACTCGCCGGATGCCGAGAACTCGCTGGCCGACCCGACGCGGGTGGCGCCCGTGACGCGCCGCGTTCGCTTCGAGAGGCCGGCATTCCGTTACCGCTTCCCGGCGCACTCTCTCACGGTGCTGCGCCTGAAGAGGGAGAGATGA